A window from Pokkaliibacter sp. MBI-7 encodes these proteins:
- the urtA gene encoding urea ABC transporter substrate-binding protein, with protein MGMGISLRNSWAAGDTIKVGVLHSLSGTMAISETTLKDTMLMLIEEQNKKGGLLGKQLEAVVVDPASNWPLFAEKTRELLEKDKVSAIFGCWTSVSRKSVLPVVEELNGLLFYPVQFEGEESSRNVFYTGAAPNQQAIPAVDYLMNEGGVKRWVLAGTDYVYPRTTNKILEAYLKSKGVAESDIMINYTPFGHSDWQSIVADIKRFGSEGKKTAVVSTINGDANVPFYRELGNQSISAEDIPVVAFSVGEEELSGIDAKPLVGHLAAWNYFMSEDTGENSEFIKKWHAFIKSEKRVTNDPMEAHYIGFNMWVKAVEKAGSIESDKVIDAIVGIETPNLTGGTSVMLPNHYITKPVLIGEIQEDGQFATVWKTDGLVKGDAWSDYLPEDQNVIADWTDPIKCGHYNTETKVCSGGQNNG; from the coding sequence ATGGGCATGGGCATCAGCCTGCGTAACAGCTGGGCGGCGGGTGACACCATCAAGGTCGGGGTACTTCACTCCCTGTCCGGCACCATGGCCATCAGCGAGACCACGCTGAAAGACACCATGCTGATGCTGATCGAGGAGCAGAACAAGAAAGGCGGTCTGCTGGGCAAGCAACTGGAAGCGGTCGTCGTCGACCCTGCCTCCAACTGGCCGCTGTTTGCCGAAAAAACCCGTGAACTGCTGGAAAAGGACAAGGTATCAGCCATTTTCGGCTGCTGGACCTCAGTCTCGCGCAAATCCGTGCTGCCGGTCGTGGAAGAACTGAACGGCCTGCTGTTCTATCCGGTGCAGTTCGAGGGCGAAGAGTCGTCCCGCAACGTGTTCTATACCGGTGCGGCGCCCAACCAGCAGGCCATTCCTGCGGTGGATTACCTGATGAACGAAGGCGGGGTAAAACGCTGGGTACTGGCCGGTACCGATTACGTTTATCCGCGCACCACCAACAAGATTCTCGAAGCTTACCTGAAGTCCAAAGGCGTGGCCGAGAGCGACATCATGATCAACTACACCCCCTTCGGCCATTCTGACTGGCAGTCCATCGTTGCCGACATCAAGCGCTTCGGCTCTGAAGGCAAGAAAACCGCGGTGGTGTCGACCATCAACGGTGATGCCAACGTGCCGTTCTACCGTGAGCTGGGCAACCAGAGCATTTCTGCCGAAGACATCCCGGTAGTGGCCTTCTCGGTCGGTGAGGAAGAGCTGTCCGGTATCGACGCCAAACCGCTGGTCGGCCACCTCGCCGCCTGGAACTACTTCATGAGCGAAGACACAGGGGAAAACAGCGAATTCATCAAGAAGTGGCATGCCTTTATCAAAAGCGAAAAACGTGTCACCAACGACCCGATGGAAGCGCACTACATTGGCTTCAACATGTGGGTGAAGGCGGTAGAGAAGGCGGGCAGTATCGAGTCCGACAAGGTGATCGACGCCATCGTCGGTATCGAAACCCCCAACCTGACCGGCGGCACCTCGGTCATGCTGCCCAACCACTACATCACCAAACCCGTGCTGATCGGCGAGATTCAGGAAGACGGCCAGTTCGCCACGGTGTGGAAAACCGATGGACTGGTCAAGGGTGATGCCTGGTCCGACTACCTGCCGGAAGACCAGAACGTCATCGCCGACTGGACCGACCCGATCAAGTGCGGCCACTACAACACCGAAACCAAGGTCTGTAGCGGTGGCCAGAACAACGGCTAG
- a CDS encoding GntR family transcriptional regulator, with product MSESLDSTASSNGAPEGKKPLKRRPENLAERIYAQLKDDIFEFRLLPGDRFTEQDIAAQTDASRTPVREALYRLQREGYVDVHFRSGWQVRPFDFRYFEDLYDVRIILETAAVKRLCERESTAPQLEDLKRIWMVPAEERLQDGPTVSGLDERFHMMLVEATGNKEMAAIHKSVTEKIRIIRRLDFTKPFRVEATYNEHAKILGLIIQRRADQAQSLLKSHIEESKAEVRKITLHMLHTARGE from the coding sequence ATGAGTGAATCCCTGGACAGCACCGCCAGCAGCAACGGCGCCCCGGAGGGGAAAAAGCCGCTCAAGCGTCGCCCGGAAAACCTGGCTGAGCGTATCTACGCCCAGCTCAAGGACGATATTTTCGAGTTTCGTCTGCTGCCGGGGGACCGTTTTACCGAGCAGGACATTGCTGCCCAGACCGACGCCAGCCGCACGCCGGTGCGTGAGGCCCTGTACCGGCTGCAGCGTGAAGGCTATGTGGATGTGCACTTTCGCAGTGGCTGGCAGGTCAGGCCGTTCGACTTCCGCTACTTCGAGGATCTGTATGACGTGCGCATCATCCTCGAGACCGCTGCGGTCAAACGCCTGTGCGAAAGGGAGAGTACCGCACCACAGCTGGAAGACCTGAAACGCATCTGGATGGTGCCTGCCGAAGAGCGTCTGCAGGATGGTCCCACTGTCTCCGGGCTGGATGAGCGCTTCCACATGATGCTGGTGGAAGCCACCGGCAACAAGGAAATGGCCGCCATCCACAAGAGTGTGACGGAGAAGATTCGCATTATCCGCCGGCTGGACTTCACCAAGCCGTTCCGGGTGGAAGCGACCTACAACGAACACGCCAAAATTCTGGGGCTGATCATCCAGCGTCGTGCCGATCAGGCGCAGTCGCTGCTGAAGTCTCACATTGAGGAAAGCAAGGCCGAAGTGCGCAAGATCACCCTGCACATGCTGCACACGGCACGAGGAGAATAA